The following proteins are encoded in a genomic region of [Eubacterium] hominis:
- a CDS encoding PTS sugar transporter subunit IIC has translation MEKLEQFLQKFIGPIAKAMSENDTIQSVAEGFMRTGPVTFGVCIFVILGNLPFDGYSDWLISIGLKEHFEAISNASLNILGLYISFCVAHSFAKRKGDNALSCGILSLLSYLIIIPQSVAGAEGAIAAFDLKYLSGTGILVALIFAVIVGHLFHYLSNKGMKFKMPDGVPPMVSESFEPIFISMIIVGFAFFVRVGFGYTPYGNFVNFFDQTIGAFIIKIGLSLPTIFLLYFAANLLWFFGIHPNTVYSAFVPLQMTLIMTNIADFQAGRPLTYLTITLVSMFASFGGNGNTIGLCLSMFTAKSERYKKMLKLAFIPNLFNINEPLIFGMPVMLNPVFFIPMVFCNVVMGLIGLFATKIFTFTFNPAMSLLPWTTPFFVKALLAGGVSLLVMVLILLAVNTIMYYPFFKIADKKACEEEAAARLEKEGELVE, from the coding sequence ATGGAAAAGTTAGAACAGTTTTTACAGAAATTTATCGGACCTATCGCAAAAGCTATGAGTGAAAATGATACGATTCAGTCAGTAGCAGAAGGATTTATGAGAACTGGACCTGTAACATTTGGTGTCTGCATCTTTGTGATTCTAGGAAATCTGCCATTTGATGGCTATTCAGACTGGTTAATAAGTATTGGATTAAAAGAGCATTTTGAAGCTATTTCAAATGCCAGCTTAAACATTCTTGGTTTATATATTTCATTCTGTGTGGCGCACTCTTTTGCGAAAAGAAAAGGAGATAACGCTTTATCTTGTGGAATCCTTTCACTGTTAAGTTATTTGATTATTATCCCTCAAAGTGTTGCTGGGGCAGAAGGGGCAATTGCGGCATTTGATCTGAAATATTTAAGTGGCACAGGTATTCTGGTTGCGTTGATTTTCGCTGTGATTGTAGGACATTTATTCCACTATTTATCAAATAAAGGTATGAAATTCAAAATGCCAGATGGTGTTCCACCTATGGTTAGTGAATCATTTGAACCAATCTTCATCTCTATGATTATTGTTGGATTTGCATTCTTCGTACGTGTTGGCTTTGGATATACACCTTATGGAAACTTTGTAAATTTCTTTGATCAGACCATTGGCGCATTCATTATTAAAATTGGATTATCTTTACCAACGATCTTCCTATTATACTTTGCGGCTAATTTATTATGGTTCTTTGGTATCCATCCAAACACTGTATACAGTGCATTCGTACCTTTACAAATGACATTGATTATGACAAATATTGCTGATTTCCAGGCAGGTAGACCACTAACTTATTTAACGATCACACTGGTATCTATGTTTGCGTCTTTCGGTGGTAATGGTAATACAATCGGACTTTGTTTATCTATGTTCACTGCGAAGAGCGAACGTTATAAAAAGATGTTGAAATTGGCATTCATACCTAACTTATTTAATATCAATGAACCATTAATTTTCGGTATGCCAGTTATGTTGAATCCAGTGTTCTTTATCCCTATGGTATTCTGTAATGTTGTGATGGGACTAATTGGATTATTCGCGACTAAAATCTTTACATTTACCTTTAATCCAGCGATGTCTTTACTTCCTTGGACAACACCATTCTTTGTAAAAGCATTACTTGCTGGTGGCGTTTCTCTATTGGTTATGGTATTGATTCTGCTTGCGGTAAATACAATAATGTACTATCCATTCTTCAAAATTGCGGATAAGAAAGCATGTGAAGAAGAAGCAGCCGCAAGACTTGAAAAAGAAGGTGAATTGGTTGAGTAA
- a CDS encoding arsenate reductase ArsC: MKTKPKVAFICVHNSCRSQIAEALGKFIASDVFESYSAGTETKPQINQDAVRLMKKMYGIDMEKSQYSKLISTLPDIDIIITMGCNVQCPHMLCQYHEDWGLEDPTGKDDACFEDVISTIHQKIEALSNKITNGQIINKK; encoded by the coding sequence ATGAAAACAAAACCAAAAGTCGCTTTTATTTGTGTACATAATTCTTGTAGAAGTCAGATTGCGGAAGCATTAGGAAAGTTTATCGCTTCTGACGTATTTGAAAGTTACTCAGCTGGTACGGAAACAAAGCCACAAATCAATCAAGATGCTGTGCGGTTGATGAAGAAAATGTATGGTATAGATATGGAAAAAAGCCAGTATTCAAAACTGATATCCACATTACCTGATATAGATATTATTATCACAATGGGATGTAATGTACAATGTCCTCACATGCTTTGTCAATACCATGAAGATTGGGGATTAGAAGATCCAACTGGAAAAGATGATGCATGTTTTGAAGATGTGATATCCACTATACATCAGAAAATAGAAGCATTATCAAACAAAATTACGAATGGTCAAATAATCAATAAGAAATAG
- a CDS encoding ROK family protein, with the protein MRIAVFDVGGTFIKSCFMVDEEITMAKKTPTPYDSQEAFLNIIEDRLKEMDDVEGIAFSMPGVIDVNRKYIFAGGSLTYNNHTDIKEWEKRFQLPIEIENDARCAAIAELEAGEMLGITQGLVLTFGTGVGGGIIVNGDIYKGGHLIAGEVSVIYSKDKDAYGSKGLFGAIGSVKNLVKEIADAKGIDTQNGEEVFEWIKHKDEISTRIFERYCDEVIQELHNIQCLLDPQRICIGGGASENPVFIEGLKKASEKFYSTFPFKFPHADIVKCKYCNNANILGAYFHYKRSHAS; encoded by the coding sequence ATGAGAATCGCAGTATTTGATGTTGGTGGCACATTTATCAAATCATGTTTTATGGTCGATGAAGAAATTACCATGGCTAAAAAAACACCAACACCTTATGACAGCCAGGAAGCTTTCTTAAATATCATAGAAGACAGATTAAAGGAGATGGATGATGTGGAAGGTATCGCTTTCTCCATGCCTGGGGTCATTGATGTAAATCGCAAATATATTTTTGCGGGAGGAAGTTTAACCTACAACAACCATACAGATATTAAAGAATGGGAAAAACGTTTCCAACTTCCGATTGAGATTGAAAATGATGCTCGTTGTGCCGCAATCGCAGAACTTGAGGCTGGCGAAATGTTAGGTATTACACAAGGACTTGTATTAACCTTTGGCACAGGTGTTGGCGGTGGCATCATTGTTAACGGTGACATCTATAAAGGTGGTCACTTAATCGCAGGGGAAGTCAGTGTCATCTATTCAAAAGATAAAGATGCCTATGGCTCTAAGGGATTATTTGGTGCTATTGGCAGTGTAAAAAATCTTGTGAAAGAAATCGCAGATGCGAAAGGAATCGACACACAAAATGGCGAAGAAGTATTTGAATGGATCAAGCATAAAGATGAAATCAGTACACGTATCTTTGAACGATATTGTGATGAAGTCATACAGGAGCTGCATAATATCCAATGTTTATTAGATCCACAACGTATCTGTATTGGTGGGGGTGCTAGTGAAAATCCAGTCTTTATCGAAGGGTTAAAAAAGGCATCAGAAAAATTCTACAGTACCTTCCCATTTAAATTTCCACATGCGGATATTGTCAAATGCAAGTACTGTAATAACGCAAATATATTAGGTGCTTATTTCCATTATAAAAGAAGCCATGCATCATAA
- a CDS encoding helix-turn-helix transcriptional regulator: MIQTKQELKDLLRAIYANINMPVFLLSKDLQILASPDNFLRLEQNYFAQIIKTSQINPYKTFIHFYHQEVYLFFHYAVEDVAYICIGPIFHKKITTQDRPSDYPFMSHVQSSYTIEDFIKLPYLYNKTSEYFLFIYQIITGEALDPNVLKNNFKQAGVNPLKQENLLQSELFVIRETSMHEFSYSYEKKIIKYIQEGKSTQARIFMNELAQIKDNRYLSQNHVQSMKYKIVAAITLFTRAVIDVGVPIANAYTLSDVYITKVDQCMAPSELFKIIADSITDFTNLVKRYQHIQNPYWVRKCKNYISENLHKPLALDDIADEIGMNPSYLSSQFKKVTGKSLKRYINEKKIAEAQFLIKNSTYSLAEISEILQFSNQSHFNKVFKEITQSSPIQYKNSL, translated from the coding sequence ATGATACAAACGAAACAGGAATTAAAGGATTTGCTCCGTGCAATTTATGCAAACATCAACATGCCCGTTTTCTTATTGTCAAAAGATCTACAGATTTTAGCATCTCCAGATAATTTTCTGCGTCTGGAACAGAACTATTTTGCACAGATCATAAAAACCTCCCAGATCAATCCATACAAAACTTTTATCCATTTTTATCATCAGGAAGTATATCTGTTTTTTCATTATGCTGTAGAAGATGTTGCTTATATTTGTATAGGTCCCATCTTTCATAAAAAGATTACCACACAGGATCGACCATCAGACTATCCGTTTATGAGTCATGTGCAATCCTCTTATACGATTGAAGATTTTATAAAGCTACCATATCTTTATAATAAGACCAGTGAATATTTTTTATTCATTTATCAAATCATTACTGGTGAAGCCCTAGATCCAAATGTTTTAAAAAACAATTTTAAACAGGCTGGTGTAAATCCTTTAAAACAGGAAAATTTACTACAAAGTGAACTGTTCGTGATTCGTGAAACTTCTATGCATGAATTCAGCTACTCCTATGAAAAGAAAATCATAAAATATATCCAGGAAGGTAAAAGTACCCAGGCACGTATTTTTATGAATGAACTTGCGCAGATCAAAGATAACCGTTATCTATCTCAAAATCATGTACAGTCTATGAAATATAAAATCGTTGCGGCTATTACCTTATTCACAAGAGCTGTCATTGATGTCGGTGTTCCAATTGCCAACGCCTATACCTTGAGTGATGTGTATATCACGAAAGTAGATCAATGTATGGCACCTTCTGAGTTATTTAAAATCATCGCAGATTCTATAACGGATTTCACTAATCTAGTGAAACGTTATCAGCATATTCAAAATCCATACTGGGTAAGAAAATGTAAAAACTACATATCTGAAAATCTACATAAACCTTTGGCATTAGATGATATTGCGGATGAGATTGGCATGAATCCCAGCTATCTTTCTTCTCAATTTAAGAAGGTAACCGGGAAATCTTTGAAACGTTATATTAATGAAAAGAAAATTGCAGAGGCTCAGTTTTTGATAAAAAATTCTACCTACTCTTTAGCAGAAATTTCTGAGATCCTGCAATTTTCTAATCAAAGTCATTTTAATAAAGTGTTTAAAGAAATCACACAAAGCAGCCCGATTCAATATAAGAACAGCTTATGA
- a CDS encoding TM0996/MTH895 family glutaredoxin-like protein, with the protein MKLFGKKEEKKSCCCGGDCTPETIKKAEETKCEKGIKILGSGCAKCNALENATRTALSELHMDMEIDHITDFVQIASYGVMSTPALVFDHKVVSYGKVLTVEEVKKLLINSYGNKQV; encoded by the coding sequence ATGAAATTATTTGGAAAAAAAGAAGAAAAGAAATCTTGCTGCTGTGGAGGTGATTGTACACCTGAAACAATAAAAAAGGCAGAAGAAACAAAATGTGAAAAAGGAATCAAAATCTTAGGTTCTGGATGTGCAAAATGTAATGCGTTAGAAAATGCGACGCGTACAGCGTTATCTGAATTACATATGGATATGGAGATTGATCACATCACAGATTTTGTACAAATTGCCAGTTATGGAGTTATGTCCACACCTGCACTTGTCTTTGATCACAAAGTGGTATCTTATGGAAAGGTGTTAACCGTGGAAGAAGTAAAAAAATTATTAATCAATTCCTATGGGAATAAACAAGTATAA
- a CDS encoding 6-phospho-beta-glucosidase, which produces MSKLSKDFLWGGAIAANQAEGAYLEDGKGLSLMDIATAGKKGVSRHFTKGVQEDVYYPNHEGIDFYHHYKEDLSLFQEMGFRCFRTSIAWTRIFPNGDEETPNEAGLAYYDDLFQDMLDKGMEPVVTISHYEMPLHLVQKYEGWANRKLIDFYLRFCEVIFKRYKGKVKYWMTFNEINSVILMPEIAGVLDRTKDDFQTRSYQAAHHQFVASAKAVAMGHQIDPENKIGCMVLTLVKYPLTAKPEDVMLAEQNMRKGTFAFTDIQVRGHYPAYVKKHVERLGIHVQIEPGDLEAMQQGCVDYIGFSYYSSSAATTDPNVEKTGGNMVSGVKNPYIPTSEWGWQIDALGLRYILNRFYERYEIPLFIVENGLGAYDQINEDGYIEDDYRIAYLREHIKEMKNAILEDGVDIIGYTPWGCIDLVSAGTGEMSKRYGFIYVDRDDEGKGTLERKKKKSFDWYRQVIASDGEIL; this is translated from the coding sequence TTGAGTAAATTAAGTAAAGATTTTCTATGGGGAGGTGCCATTGCCGCTAATCAGGCGGAAGGTGCCTACCTTGAAGATGGAAAAGGCTTATCCTTGATGGATATCGCAACTGCTGGAAAAAAAGGAGTATCCCGACACTTCACCAAAGGTGTACAAGAGGATGTATATTATCCAAACCATGAAGGTATTGATTTTTATCACCATTATAAAGAAGATCTTTCTCTGTTTCAGGAAATGGGATTTCGCTGTTTCCGTACTTCTATCGCTTGGACAAGAATTTTTCCAAACGGAGATGAGGAAACACCCAATGAAGCTGGTTTAGCATACTATGATGATTTATTTCAAGATATGCTTGATAAAGGCATGGAGCCAGTGGTTACCATTTCCCACTATGAGATGCCACTTCATCTTGTACAAAAATATGAAGGATGGGCAAATCGTAAATTAATAGATTTCTACTTACGCTTTTGTGAAGTAATCTTCAAACGATACAAAGGCAAAGTAAAATACTGGATGACATTTAATGAAATTAATTCCGTGATTCTTATGCCTGAAATTGCGGGTGTCTTAGATCGTACGAAAGATGACTTCCAGACAAGAAGCTATCAGGCAGCACATCACCAGTTTGTCGCAAGTGCAAAAGCAGTCGCTATGGGACATCAGATTGATCCTGAAAATAAAATTGGATGTATGGTGTTAACACTGGTAAAATATCCATTAACCGCAAAACCAGAGGATGTGATGTTAGCGGAACAAAATATGCGAAAAGGAACCTTTGCGTTCACAGATATTCAAGTGCGTGGGCACTATCCGGCATATGTAAAAAAACATGTAGAACGATTAGGTATCCATGTACAAATAGAGCCAGGTGATTTAGAAGCCATGCAACAAGGATGCGTAGATTATATCGGCTTTTCTTACTATTCATCCTCAGCCGCAACGACCGATCCAAATGTAGAAAAAACAGGTGGCAACATGGTATCCGGTGTGAAAAATCCATATATTCCAACAAGTGAATGGGGATGGCAGATTGATGCATTGGGATTACGTTACATCTTAAATCGTTTCTATGAACGATATGAAATACCTTTATTTATCGTAGAGAATGGTCTGGGAGCCTATGATCAGATAAATGAAGATGGATATATTGAAGATGATTATAGAATTGCTTACTTAAGAGAACATATCAAAGAAATGAAGAACGCAATATTAGAAGATGGTGTGGATATCATTGGTTATACACCATGGGGCTGCATTGATTTGGTATCCGCTGGTACGGGTGAAATGAGTAAGCGTTATGGATTTATTTATGTAGATCGAGATGATGAAGGAAAAGGTACATTAGAGCGAAAGAAAAAGAAATCTTTTGACTGGTATCGGCAGGTAATCGCAAGTGATGGTGAAATTTTATGA